The genomic region GGGCCGAGGCGGAGGTTCCGCCCCGCGCTCGGCCCCTCTACGAATCGAGGAGATTGTGATGAGTGTTCGAGGGAGTACCAGCAGACGGCTCCGGATGGGCATGGGAGTCGCGATCGCCGTGGCCGCACTGGCCGGGAGCCCGTCCTTCGCGGACGCGCAGGCGGGCAAGTCGACCAAGGCGAAGGCCACGGCCACCCGGACCGAGAAGGACCTCCTGGGAACGAAGGAGATCCCGGCGAACGCGTACTACGGCATCCAGACGGCGCGTGCGCTCGAGAACTTCCAGCTCTCCGGCGTCGCGATCAATCACTACCCCGGCTTCGTGGAGGCGTGGGCGATCGTGAAGCTCGCCGCGGCCCGCGCGAACACGGACACGGGCGCGATGAAGAAGGAGACCCTCGCGGCGATCGAGAAGGCCTGCAAGGCCGTGATGGACGGCAAGTATCACGAACAGTTCCAGGTGGACTGGTTCCAGGGCGGCGCCGGGACCTCGTCGAACATGAACGCCAACGAGGTGCTCGCCAACGTGGCATGCGAGCTGAGCGGGCGGAAGAAGGGCGATTACCACTTCGTCGAGCCGCACGACCATCTGAACATGTCGCAGTCCACGAACGACTCGTATCCCACCGCGCTCAAGGTCGCCCTCATCCTCCGGAACGAGAAGCTGATCGCCGAGCTGCAGCAGCTCGCGGCGTCGTTCCGCGCGAAGGGGAACGAGTACCTGACCGTGGTCAAGATGGGCCGGACCGAGCTTCAGGATGCCGTCCCGATGACGGTCGGACAGGAGTTCCACGCGTTCGCCGCCGGGATCGAGGGCGAGATCCAGCTCCTCAAGGACTCGGAGAAGTATCTCTACGAAGTGAACATGGGCGCCACGGCCATCGGCAGCGCGATCAACGTGCCGAAGGGATACTCGGAGCGCTGCGCCGCGCATCTGGCCGACCTGACGAAGAAGCCGA from Candidatus Eisenbacteria bacterium harbors:
- a CDS encoding aspartate ammonia-lyase, which produces MGVAIAVAALAGSPSFADAQAGKSTKAKATATRTEKDLLGTKEIPANAYYGIQTARALENFQLSGVAINHYPGFVEAWAIVKLAAARANTDTGAMKKETLAAIEKACKAVMDGKYHEQFQVDWFQGGAGTSSNMNANEVLANVACELSGRKKGDYHFVEPHDHLNMSQSTNDSYPTALKVALILRNEKLIAELQQLAASFRAKGNEYLTVVKMGRTELQDAVPMTVGQEFHAFAAGIEGEIQLLKDSEKYLYEVNMGATAIGSAINVPKGYSERCAAHLADLTKKPIKPAADMFAATWDQQGFVVYSQALKSTAVKLAKISQDLILLTSGPRAGLAEINLPALQPGSSIMPGKVNPVVPEVVGIVAFRVMGNDYASSLAAHSGQLQLNAYEPLQGITTMESQHLLFNVSKLFRTKCVDGITVNKAQLAHYMETTVGIVTALNPVLGYDKATELAQEAYKSGKGILEVIRERKILTEAQIAEILDPAKLTNLDPTLYRKP